Proteins co-encoded in one Pleurodeles waltl isolate 20211129_DDA chromosome 2_2, aPleWal1.hap1.20221129, whole genome shotgun sequence genomic window:
- the LOC138282896 gene encoding 4-galactosyl-N-acetylglucosaminide 3-alpha-L-fucosyltransferase 9-like codes for MASKAPTAPPLKTFIFYILISFLTSFSVFAMLRYAANAKVDKICRKVEMPTMYYTGESDSKKTTRGTTSTTEGDLVILVWTWPYGQKFPLDQCASLYGISGCNFTVDRSWYSRADAVILHHRDVCHSKTQLPQEPRPYNQRWVWFNLESPRHSPNLHFMDNLINLTLNYRRDADIFSPYGFVKRANSPQDFRIPNKTKLVAWAVSNWDPSLVRVAYYNQLKKHLNIDMYGGRNRPLSPGNTISTISQYKFYLAFENSLNQDYISEKLWHNSLLSGTLPVVLGPPREDYELFLPSDAFIHVNDFPSAKELAAYLHFLDANDEHYRRYFEWRKRLQPIAYTYWTKHYCNACQALRQQPNYKTIPSLAKWYK; via the coding sequence ATGGCGTCCAAGGCACCAACGGCACCACCTTTGAAGACCTTCATATTCTACATCCTCATCTCATTCCTAACCAGCTTCTCAGTATTTGCCATGCTCCGATATGCCGCCAATGCAAAGGTAGATAAGATCTGCAGAAAAGTGGAGATGCCAACCATGTACTACACAGGCGAGAGTGACAGCAAGAAAACAACCAGGGGCACAACGAGTACCACAGAGGGGGACCTGGTCATTCTGGTCTGGACTTGGCCCTATGGACAAAAATTCCCACTGGACCAGTGTGCAAGCCTCTATGGGATCTCTGGTTGCAACTTTACTGTGGATCGGAGCTGGTACAGCCGTGCGGATGCCGTGATCCTTCATCACCGTGATGTCTGCCACTCTAAAACCCAGCTGCCCCAGGAGCCAAGGCCATACAACCAGCGCTGGGTCTGGTTCAACCTGGAGTCACCGAGGCACAGTCCCAACCTTCATTTCATGGACAATCTTATCAACCTGACGCTGAATTATAGGAGAGACGCAGACATCTTCTCGCCCTATGGCTTTGTAAAAAGAGCAAACAGCCCTCAGGACTTCAGAATCCCAAACAAGACCAAACTGGTGGCCTGGGCAGTCAGTAACTGGGACCCCTCCTTGGTGAGGGTGGCATATTACAATCAGCTGAAGAAGCACCTCAACATTGATATGTATGGAGGTAGGAACCGACCACTATCCCCAGGCAATACCATCTCCACTATTTCCCAGTACAAGTTCTACCTAGCCTTCGAGAACTCTCTAAACCAAGACTACATCTCTGAGAAGCTCTGGCACAACTCGCTGCTCTCCGGGACGTTGCCCGTTGTTCTCGGTCCACCCAGGGAGGACTATGAGCTCTTCCTTCCCTCAGATGCCTTCATCCACGTCAACGACTTCCCAAGCGCTAAGGAGCTGGCCGCTTACTTGCACTTTCTGGACGCCAATGACGAGCACTACCGGCGCTACTTTGAGTGGCGcaagaggctgcagcccatagCTTACACATATTGGACCAAACACTACTGTAATGCCTGTCAAGCCCTACGGCAACAGCCGAATTACAAGACAATCCCGAGCCTCGCCAAATGGTACAAATGA